The Helianthus annuus cultivar XRQ/B chromosome 15, HanXRQr2.0-SUNRISE, whole genome shotgun sequence genomic sequence CtttgttgttgtatgaaaatgaATGTGTCAATTTTCGTCCCAATTTCTTACAACTGGTCGGTGTACAACCCTTTATCCGAAGCCGAACTAGTGGCCGAACCCGATGTCGAGCCCGATCTACCTCTTTGAAACCGCTTTTTTGAAGTGTCTCTACCGGGTGGGCGGGAAAGAGAATTGTCAAAATCATCCAAACTTAGATCAAGCTCTTGATCACGAGCATCGAATTGAGCTTGGGACGAGGGTGTTCTTGCCCTTTTGGATGAGGTTGATTCGTTAGTAGTAGGGGCCGTCGCCCATTTAGAAGCGTATGTACATATATTCCAACAATGCATGTACTTGAACTCGGCCTTCTTGTTATCTCTATACGAGACCatagcattttggataaagtcgGCTTCAATTTCACCGCTCCTTGGCGAGTTCTTCGCCTTATGGAAACAACCATTGAACAAGGTGACCCGTGTATTTATGTCACTCCACTTAGACGAGAGGCTATCATTTTCACGATACACCTCCTTGTTTTGCATTTGTATATGAAATGATTTTTAATGGCATCCCAAAATCTGTGCGGTGTCGTGCATTCCCTATTCCAAAAAAAATTTAGTcgttttaaaaaaattataataaaacgAAAAAAATAATATTGTTATATATAAAATACCTTTGATCGTATCTTGCGATTCGTCGATATAACATCTTGTCAAAGTAGCTTCTTCTTGAGTCGTCCACTTTTTTTGTACTCGTTGAGCGGCCGCTATTGCTTTCTCTTCATCCGTTTTTTGTGACTTCTTTTTTTTGGCCGGCTTGGATGACGAACCACCAATGTCTTGCGGTTGTGTTTCGGGTACGGAATTGGGTTCGGAAAGGTTAGTTGGAATAGATGAATCGTCGTATGGAAAGTTCGTGTAAGCACGCCCCTATATACGACGCAATTCCTGCTAGCTCGGGACAAGGTGAGTATACAAAACCTTGTGGTTGGCCGCGAGTAAGGGGTATTTGGGTCGGGTTTGGTGGTTGGCAGTTTTGTGGCGGGCTAGgattcttgactgtatatctcttaaatgtcaacatatacacgtgtgatttagtttacgaagaattttcaatgccgagaacctcgggTTCTTTTAGAAAGCAAAGGGGTTGTTCGGGTCGAGGTTTCGGTTAAATGGATACATTGTAGAGGATTAAGTGggttgaatttataaaaaaatatagagaTTGAAGAAGGTGAAAAGTAGAGTggtaaaagttttaaaaaatggGTGAGTCTTTATAACTTTGAAAAagaaacatatatatattttctttataGTCTAGCCGTTGGGTAACGACTACCCTAAACGGTCAACTTTGTCTAGCCAATCCCAGCCATCCATATCATCTCCCAACCCGCCCCATGTCATAGCCAAGCCAGCGGGGCAACACCGCTACCCACGCTGGCCCGGTGTGGCTAAAGCAGCGTTACGTGGCTTCCCCGCCCCCAACCAACGCACATACCCCGCGGTCTAATGTCGCATGTTTTATGTTTTC encodes the following:
- the LOC118487414 gene encoding glutathione S-transferase T3-like encodes the protein MQNKEVYRENDSLSSKWSDINTRVTLFNGCFHKAKNSPRSGEIEADFIQNAMVSYRDNKKAEFKYMHCWNICTYASKWATAPTTNESTSSKRARTPSSQAQFDARDQELDLSLDDFDNSLSRPPGRDTSKKRFQRGRSGSTSGSATSSASDKGLYTDQL